A window of Aeromicrobium sp. A1-2 contains these coding sequences:
- a CDS encoding MCE family protein, producing the protein MSPSGFAQRFAGISKVMTAFVVLALLAAVALVLNNGDGKRYMTIDFEQTNSVYEGSDVKVLGVPVGKVETLTPRGDVVRATVSYDGKYRLPNDVKAVVVSPSIVGDRFVQLAPAYSGSGAVLKDKAFIPVDRTAVPIELDAVYQSLDDLSIALGPKGANKDGSLSSLVDGTAKQLDGQGAQLNETIQNFSKLSTTLSNNKDELFGSLREVRDFVSLLKTNDSAVRSFNDSTAKVSTVLAGERDDLKETLRALSLALVDVNSLVKENRGKLRSNIDNIASLAALLAKHEKDLEEITIGGPTALTNVSLAYNGTSGTLDTRADINEIFSGALSNPASLVCNLLGETIDDAGLCASLSGVLGGVLDGLPEAPLPRTAASSSGTAVPERVNTSVADMLAVN; encoded by the coding sequence GTTCGTGGTGCTCGCACTGCTCGCCGCGGTCGCCCTCGTGCTCAACAACGGTGACGGCAAGCGCTACATGACGATCGACTTCGAGCAGACCAACTCGGTCTACGAGGGATCTGACGTCAAGGTCCTCGGCGTTCCGGTCGGCAAGGTCGAGACCCTGACGCCGCGCGGCGACGTCGTGCGGGCCACGGTCTCCTATGACGGCAAGTACCGGCTGCCCAATGACGTCAAGGCCGTCGTGGTGTCGCCTTCGATCGTCGGAGATCGATTCGTGCAGCTCGCCCCGGCCTACAGCGGGTCGGGCGCGGTGCTCAAGGACAAGGCCTTCATCCCGGTCGACCGCACCGCGGTGCCGATCGAGCTCGACGCGGTCTACCAGTCGCTCGACGATCTCTCCATCGCGCTCGGCCCCAAGGGTGCGAACAAGGACGGTTCACTCAGCAGTCTCGTCGACGGTACGGCCAAGCAGCTCGACGGCCAGGGCGCCCAGCTCAACGAGACGATCCAGAACTTCAGCAAGCTCAGCACGACGCTGTCCAACAACAAGGATGAGCTGTTCGGCAGCCTCCGCGAGGTGAGGGACTTCGTGAGCCTGCTCAAGACCAATGACTCCGCAGTCCGCTCGTTCAACGACAGCACGGCGAAGGTCTCGACGGTGCTCGCCGGTGAGCGTGACGATCTCAAGGAGACGCTCCGCGCGCTGAGCCTGGCGCTGGTCGACGTCAACTCACTGGTCAAGGAGAACCGCGGCAAGCTGCGCAGCAACATCGACAACATTGCCTCGCTCGCCGCGCTGCTTGCCAAGCACGAAAAGGACCTCGAGGAGATCACGATCGGCGGCCCCACCGCCCTGACCAACGTCTCGCTGGCCTACAACGGGACATCCGGCACGCTGGACACCCGGGCTGACATCAATGAGATCTTCAGTGGTGCGCTCAGCAATCCCGCGAGCCTGGTGTGCAACCTGCTCGGCGAGACGATCGACGACGCTGGACTCTGCGCCTCCCTGAGCGGTGTGCTGGGTGGGGTGCTCGACGGTCTGCCGGAGGCGCCGTTGCCGCGCACCGCGGCCTCGTCGTCGGG